In the genome of Aspergillus luchuensis IFO 4308 DNA, chromosome 2, nearly complete sequence, one region contains:
- the MSH4 gene encoding MutS family protein MSH4 (COG:L;~EggNog:ENOG410PIRB;~InterPro:IPR036187,IPR036678,IPR027417,IPR007696, IPR000432,IPR007861,IPR007860;~PFAM:PF05188,PF05190,PF05192,PF00488;~go_function: GO:0005524 - ATP binding [Evidence IEA];~go_function: GO:0030983 - mismatched DNA binding [Evidence IEA];~go_process: GO:0006298 - mismatch repair [Evidence IEA]): MSASFVRSSSIGAASSVAPFSRTSTFPRTTPRPTTTATSVASQDIICAVSESRGISSTVGLAFINLATAEAVLCQICDSQTYVKTVTKIGVFEPTEILFATSAKESKLFYIIQENIQDTTFTFIDRKFWSERAGHDYVDRLAFSGDVEPIKIVLGGNYYAACCFAAVIKYVELELNRTFTCHSLRIRFEPSQGSMSIDLSTIVSLELIQNIHNAKSKDSLYGLLNETLTPMGARLLRANILQPSTEEPKLQARYDAVEDLSTKEDMFISVRQALKGFVDADKVLTSLILVPNKRAFQYVEQSVNNVIMVKTYVGAIKSVYKALTAAESSLLTTIRELCAPAGHRAVQQMIEETLNEHVTYQTRPLDLRNQRIYCVRAGVNSLLDVARQTYKEANTDAADLVAELAEAHSIALDLKFDRARQYYISLPATAIESLPDVFINVYRRKNRIECQTLDLVKLNQKITDAHNEVINMSDETVQELIHDICSEISGLFKISEAIAMLDMLAAFAQLATSHDYIRPELTDTLAIKSGRHPIREKIHTKKFIPNDAYATQQSRFQIITGCNMSGKSTYIRALALMSVMAQIGCFIPAEYASFPIVHQLFARVSTSDDLEANVSTFAAEMREMAFILRNIEPRSMVIVDELGRGTSTTDGLAIAIAIAEALVESHALVWFVTHFRDLALIMGERNGVVSLHLAAEVSPDASKMTMLYKIAEGPDTNQFYGLALAKLVDLPPGVLETAQQVSEKLNQLAKRRHSKSKALAVTRRRNLILSLKEQLLLVRNGTMEGETLRKWLKRLQDDFALSMAAIDEDAACASDEDAPVPRGVYEDTSSTGNLLFDDEYLEVHHSSELGEPFAQTAGDHLDISESEDPLNESSYCISRPFAPPLDVSEGDIDGLAASPSQHDGDDSTTDEQDTASSMDEDS, translated from the exons ATGTCGGCTTCATTTGTTCGGAGTTCGTCTATTGGAGCTGCTAGCTCTGTTGCTCCCTTTTCCAGAACCAGCACATTCCCCAGAACTACGCCGAGGCCGACGACAACGGCAACAAGCGTTGCATCCCAGGACATCATCTGCGCCGTCAGTGAGTCCAGAGGCATCTCTTCCACGGTTGGCCTTGCTTTTATCAATCTAGCTACTGCAGAGGCCGTTCTGTGTCAGATATGTGATAGCCAGACGTACGTCAAAACGGTCACGAAGATCGGGGTATTCGAACCGACTGAGATACTGTTCGCAACCTCTGCCAAAGAATCCAAATTGTTCTACATCATACAAGAGAATATCCAAGATACTACGTTTACCTTTATAGATCGCAAGTTCTGGTCGGAGAGAGCTGGCCATGATTATGTAGACCGACTCGCCTTTTCCGGGGATGTGGAACCCATCAAGATCGTCCTGGGAGGGAACTATTATGCTGCTTGCTGTTTTGCTGCG GTCATAAAGTATGTCGAGCTGGAGCTGAACAGAACCTTTACCTGTCACTCGCTTCGTATCAGGTTCGAGCCCTCTCAGGGATCCATGTCAATTGATCTATCCACCATTGTCTCCTTGGAGTTGATCCAGAATATACACAATGCGAAATCGAAGGATAGTCTCTACGGACTGCTCAATGAGACCCTGACACCTATGGGTGCAAGGCTTCTCAGAGCCAACATTCTTCAGCCTTCAACAGAAGAACCCAAGCTGCAAGCACGATACGACGCTGTCGAGGATCTGTCTACTAAGGAAGACATGTTTATCTCGGTGAGACAAG CTCTCAAGGGCTTTGTTGATGCGGACAAGGTCCTTACTTCT CTTATTCTTGTGCCCAACAAACGTGCCTTCCAATATGTTGAGCAGTCCGTCAACAATGTTATAATGGTCAAGACATATGTTGGGGCAATCAAGTCGGTTTACAAGGCACTTACGGCAGCTGAGAGCAGTCTTTTAACAACCATAAGAGAA CTATGTGCCCCGGCAGGCCACCGGGCTGTCCAGCAGATGATTGAAGAAACCCTCAACGAGCATGTCACCTACCAGACACGTCCACTTGATCTCAGGAACCAACGCATCTACTGTGTCCGG GCTGGTGTGAACAGCCTTCTCGACGTCGCTCGACAGACATACAAAGAAGCTAATACAGATGCCGCGGATCTGGTAGCAGAGCTAGCAG AAGCGCACAGTATAGCCCTTGACCTTAAGTTCGACAGAGCTCGCCAATACTACATTAGTCTCCCAGCTACAGCAATCGAATCCTTGCCAGATGTCTTCATCAACGTCTATCGCAGAAAGAACCGTATAGAGTGTCAGACACTCGATCTCGTCAAGCTCAATCAGAAGATCACAGATGCACACAATGAAGTCATCAACATGAGCGACGAAACCGTGCAGGAATTGATCCACGACATCTGCTCAGAGATCTCAGGACTCTTCAAAATAAGCGAAGCTATTGCCATGCTTGACATGCTAGCAGCATTTGCCCAATTAGCAACATCGCACGACTACATCCGGCCTGAATTGACAGACACTCTCGCAATCAAATCCGGACGTCATCCGATCCGCGAGAAGATACACACGAAGAAATTCATTCCCAATGACGCCTACGCAACACAACAATCTCGCTTCCAGATCATCACAGGCTGCAACATGAGCGGAAAATCCACCTACATCCGCGCCCTAGCGCTGATGAGCGTAATGGCACAAATAGGCTGTTTCATCCCAGCAGAATACGCATCATTCCCCATCGTCCACCAACTATTCGCACGAGTTTCCACATCCGACGACCTCGAAGCAAACGTATCAACTTTCGCTGCCGAAATGCGCGAAATGGCTttcatcctccgcaacatCGAACCGCGCAGCATGGTCATCGTCGACGAACTAGGTCGCGGCACCAGCACAACAGACGGCCTCGCCATAGCAATCGCCATCGCGGAAGCCCTCGTAGAAAGCCACGCATTAGTCTGGTTCGTGACCCATTTCCGGGATCTCGCACTGATAATGGGCGAGCGCAATGGCGTTGTGAGCCTCCATCTCGCAGCCGAGGTATCCCCCGATGCTTCAAAGATGACCATGCTCTACAAGATAGCCGAAGGCCCCGATACGAACCAATTCTACGGCCTCGCCCTAGCAAAACTCGTAGATCTCCCCCCAGGTGTCCTCGAAACCGCCCAGCAGGTATCAGAGAAACTCAACCAGCTCGCTAAACGCCGACACAGCAAGTCCAAAGCCCTGGCAGTGACTCGTAGACGGAATCTGATCCTCTCTCTGAAAGAACAACTCCTTCTAGTCCGCAACGGAACTATGGAAGGCGAGACCCTTCGGAAATGGTTGAAGCGACTGCAGGATGACTTCGCCTTGAGTATGGCTGCTATCGACGAGGATGCGGCCTGTGCCAGCGATGAAGATGCACCGGTACCCAGGGGAGTCTATGAGGACACTAGTTCTACCGGGAACCTTCTTTTCGATGATGAGTACCTTGAGGTCCATCACAGCTCTGAACTGGGAGAGCCCTTTGCGCAGACTGCCGGAGATCACCTCGACATTTCTGAGTCAGAGGACCCGCTCAATGAATCCAGTTACTGTATATCACGACCATTCGCTCCTCCCTTGGACGTCTCTGAAGGGGATATAGATGGGCTTGCCGCATCACCTTCTCAGCATGACGGAGATGATTCTACAACTGACGAGCAGGATACCGCTTCCTCCATGGATGAAGACTCCTGA
- a CDS encoding WD40 repeat domain-containing protein (COG:S;~EggNog:ENOG410PGEI;~InterPro:IPR012972,IPR036322,IPR015943,IPR001680, IPR019775,IPR020472,IPR017986;~PFAM:PF12894,PF08154,PF00400;~go_function: GO:0005515 - protein binding [Evidence IEA]): MATLLPPPSKRQRTETAERARQQQEIQSIPENLGSIRVQFFDQATGSATGPAVSVPVADASVKNLETLLNTLQGNEEDERVPYRFTYQSDGKDKNDQTIDILSDLYHSLLKPGLKTTEDTVHLYFTPQAVFRVKAVSRCSASIAGHGEAILATSFSPVNSSTMVTGSGDSTARVWDCDTGTPLHTLKGHTSWVLAVSYSPNGAMIATGSMDNTVRFWDAKKGTPLGAPLKGHAKWITSLAWEPYHLQQPGRPRLASASKDSTVRIWDVVSKRIDTVLTGHKGSVTCVRWGGTGNIYTASHDKTIKVWNAQNGTLIQTLSAHAHRVNHLALSTDFVLRTAYHDHTGKVPQADAEKVAAAKQRFEQAATINNKIVEKLVSASDDFTMYLWEPGNSSKPVARLLGHQKEVNHVTFSPDMAYIASAGFDNHVKLWNARDGK, translated from the exons ATGGCGACTCTTCTACCTCCCCCGTCGAAGCGTCAGAGGACGGAGACCGCTGAGCGGGCCCGTCAGCAGCAGGAGATCCAGAGTATCCCAGAGAATTTGGGTAGCATTCGTGTGCAATTCTTCGACCAGGCGACGGGATCTGCGACCGGGCCGGCGGTGTCCGTTCCAGTCGCTGATGCCAGTGTGAAGAATCTCGAGACTCTGTTGAATACGTTACAAGGCAAT gaagaagatgagcgaGTACCGTACCGGTTTACATACCAATCCGATGGCAAAGACAAGAACGACCAGACAATCGATATCCTCTCCGACCTGTATCACTCCCTTTTGAAGCCCGGCTTGAAGACGACCGAAGATACTGTACATCTTTACTTCACTCCCCAGGCTGTGTTCCGCGTCAAGGCCGTCTCGCGATGCTCCGCCTCGATCGCCGGACACGGCGAGGCAATTCTTGCGACCAGCTTCTCCCCTGTCAACTCATCCACAATGGTCACCGGCAGCGGTGACTCCACAGCTCGCGTCTGGGATTGCGATACTGGAACGCCTCTGCACACCTTGAAGGGACATACCAGCTGGGTGCTGGCGGTCAGCTACTCGCCTAACGGCGCCATGATTGCGACGGGAAGCATGGACAACACTGTGCGCTTCTGGGACGCAAAGAAGGGCACCCCATTGGGCGCGCCCTTGAAGGGACACGCCAAATGGATCACCAGTCTGGCCTGGGAGCCATACCATCTCCAGCAGCCCGGCCGGCCGCGCCTGGCGTCCGCATCCAAGGACTCGACGGTCCGCATATGGGACGTGGTCTCGAAGCGCATCGACACCGTCCTCACCGGGCACAAGGGCTCGGTGACCTGCGTCCGCTGGGGCGGAACCGGAAATATCTACACTGCATCTCACGACAAGACTATCAAGGTGTGGAATGCTCAGAACGGCACCCTGATCCAGACCCTTTCAGCGCACGCCCACCGCGTTAACCACTTGGCCCTGTCTACCGACTTTGTCCTCCGCACTGCCTACCACGACCACACCGGCAAGGTGCCGCAGGCGGATGCCGAGAAGGTCGCGGCAGCCAAGCAGCGGTTCGAGCAGGCGgcgaccatcaacaacaagaTTGTCGAGAAGCTTGTGTCAGCGAGTGACGACTTCACCATGTACCTGTGGGAACCTGGGAATTCCAGCAAGCCCGTTGCGCGACTGCTGGGACACCAGAAGGAGGTGAACCATGTGACGTTCTCGCCGGACATGGCGTACATTGCGTCGGCGGGATTCGACAACCACGTTAAGCTATGGAACGCGCGTGACGGAAAGTGA
- a CDS encoding putative IgE binding protein (COG:S;~EggNog:ENOG410PU4H;~SECRETED:SignalP(1-19)) produces the protein MKFTLASTLLPLLAAAAPAQQRDSNSSTPSTFGIMSARSGSPIHLLPLNANSGGFYLGGNTSSYCPISSGCPAGTETVFAGDGSALDVEVPGGQQVYVAPSGALTFTVPHSAYIPAGSSTGPFKYTPGKPFGTWTFTGAGATGFMACPDEGNKWQVFAATKNATVPSGNVADCLGFDALAVATNGSVAAWEYI, from the exons ATGAAGTTCACCCTCgcttccaccctcctccccctcctggcCGCCGCTGCCCCCGCCCAGCAGCGCGACTCCAACTCTTCTACTCCCTCTACCTTCGGCATCATGTCCGCCCGCTCTGgctcccccatccacctcctccccttgaACGCCAACAGCGGTGGTTTCTACCTGGGCGGAAACACCTCTTCTTACTGCCCCATCTCTTCCGGCTGCCCTGCCGGTACTGAGACCGTTTTTGCTGGTGATGGCTCTGCTTTG GACGTCGAAGTCCCCGGCGGCCAGCAAGTCTACGTCGCCCCCAGCGGTGCCCTGACCTTCACCGTCCCTCACTCGGCCTACATCCCCGCTGGCTCTTCCACCGGCCCCTTCAAGTACACCCCCGGCAAGCCCTTCGGCACCTGGACTTTCACCGGTGCCGGTGCTACGGGCTTCATGGCTTGCCCTGACGAGGGTAACAAGTGGCAGGTGTTTGCTGCTACTAAGAATGCTACCGTGCCCAGTGGCAATGTTGCTGATTGCTTGGGCTTTGATGCCCTGGCTGTTGCTACTAATGGTTCCGTTGCTGCTTGGGAGTATATCTAA
- a CDS encoding velvet factor family protein (COG:S;~EggNog:ENOG410PHB7;~InterPro:IPR038491,IPR021740,IPR037525;~PFAM:PF11754), with protein MYALDDRTHTAPPPPPPLSMDRIPPPSSSYPTPGSAGVASAGGLPPSSHLAPLSTVHENRIWSLQVVQQPVRARMCGFGDKDRRPITPPPCIRLVVRDAQTEKEIDINEIDTSFYVLMVDLWNAEGTSEVNLVKHSATSPSISTAMSSSYPPPPHSVSPSYPPYAQNAYGQPVGYPQMNNYYGGNPQLQYQNPYGANPQAPYYQPYYAGGHMPQANISPAQPVASGPGGMFTRNLIGSLSASAFRLTDPENKIGVWFILQDLSVRTEGSFRLKMSFVNVGSQSGDSPNGVSVINHGSAPVLASVFSEPFHVFSAKKFPGVIESTPLSKCFALQGIKIPIRKDGVKGSRGRHSDGDDAGDDYD; from the exons ATGTACGCTCTGGACGATCGCACACATACCGCACcgcctcccccgccgccgctctCAATGGATCGtattccacccccctcctcctcataccCCACTCCGGGCTCTGCAGGCGTCGCGTCTGCCGGCGGGTTACCGCCGTCGAGCCATCTAGCGCCGCTCTCCACCGTTCATGAAAATCGCATTTGGTCTTTGCAGGTGGTTCAGCAGCCGGTTCGCGCCCGGATGTGTGGCTTCGGCGACAAG GATCGCCGGCCAATTACACCTCCTCCCTGCATTCGCCTGGTTGTCCGAGATGCTCAGACTGAAAAGGAGATTGACATTAA TGAGATCGATACGTCCTTTTACGTGCTCATGGTCGACCTGTGGAACGCGGAGGGGACCAGCGAGGTAAACCTCGTCAAGCACTCCGCCACTTCTCCCTCGATATCGACGGCCATGTCCTCCTCATACCCCCCTCCGCCGCATAGTGTCTCGCCTTCCTACCCGCCCTACGCGCAGAATGCCTACGGCCAGCCTGTTGGATACCCTCAGATGAACAATTACTACGGTGGCAACCCCCAACTACAGTACCAGAACCCGTATGGAGCGAATCCACAAGCACCCTATTATCAGCCTTACTATGCCGGCGGCCACATGCCGCAGGCCAATATTTCCCCGGCGCAGCCTGTGGCCTCTGGCCCTGGCGGCATGTTCACGCGGAACCTCATCGGCAGTCTCAGCGCCAGCGCGTTCCGCTTGACCGACCCGGAAAACAAGATCGGAGTGTGGTTTATCCTGCAGGACCTGAGTGTCCGCACAGAGGGCTCGTTCCG TCTGAAAATGAGCTTTGTGAATGTGGGCAGCCAGTCCGGCGATTCCCCCAACGGGGTATCTGTGATCAACCACGGCTCTGCGCCAGTGTTGGCCTCTGTGTTCTCGGAGCCATTCCACGTGTTTTCGGCCAAGAAGTTCCCCGGTGTCATTGAGAGCACACCGCTGAGCAAATGCTTTGCCCTCCAAGGGATTAAGATTCCCATCCGCAAGGACGGAGTGAAGGGATCTCGCGGGCGCCACAGCGACGGAGACGACGCCGGGGATGATTACGACTAA
- a CDS encoding uncharacterized protein (COG:S;~EggNog:ENOG410PW10;~InterPro:IPR014870,IPR032514,IPR033433;~PFAM:PF17168,PF16335,PF08760), translating into MLPQAYSLFGVGEKLVGIQAATVRVGNFTSTHSTFLLTAGSKNFTLDFFSPVSPTNYLRQSLPFSYLTISVSGISRNDSVQIYSDIDSSWTGQPDNATWAFSEANKTSVFQLSPVEEALFSQNSQEQALWGQTVYATRAENGSGLSSASGPLSAIRSQFVANGSLGNAYANWTSDGVVAFAHELETTTKNTSITFAIGHVREQTINYLGKTQTGYYRAIYPNTTSAVSYFLDDYSDALNESINMDEFIQKGGESSYGTNYSDILALSLRQIYGGMELTIPNDTLDTNDTMAFIKEISSDGNINTVDVIYASFPVFYVLNSDYIRLLLKPVFEYMDQTNYTYDFAVHDIGMDYPNATGHSPKGEFMPVEESGNILIMTYAYESATNTTNITSTYSPLLQKYAQYLSINGKYPDAQLSLNDALGKVANQTNLAMKAASGLASYGHLTSQQNYTDAGKSIADALYNGRLGTDPNGTYFTTQYDNDSWFLAYNHYADVLFSFGLFPEEAYNATTAFYPTVRKPAGVALDANLDWGQTNWQGFVAATVTDDARDMFISDIHAYIANGLNDVPFSDRYWVQDSTTGEAGEYFAFRARPALGSHFALMALQGADQWVGS; encoded by the exons ATGCTGCCACAG GCGTACAGTCTTTTCGGGGTCGGTGAGAAATTAGTAGGCATCCAGGCTGCTACCGTCAGAGTTGGCAATTTCACCTCGACGCACAGCACTTTTCTGCTGACAGCCGGGTCGAAAAATTTCACTCTCGACTTCTTTTCGCCTGTCTCCCCAACAAATTATCTACGCCAGTCTCTGCCCTTTTCTTACCTCACGATATCAGTTAGTGGGATATCGCGCAACGACTCTGTCCAGATCTACTCTGACATTGATTCGTCCTGGACCGGTCAACCGGATAACGCCACTTGGGCTTTCTCAGAAGCCAACAAAACTTCAGTCTTTCAGCTGAGTCCCGTGGAAGAGGCCTTGTTCTCGCAAAACTCTCAAGAGCAAGCGCTTTGGGGTCAGACGGTTTACGCCACGCGGGCTGAAAATGGAAGCGGTCTCTCTTCTGCCTCGGGGCCGTTATCTGCGATCCGCTCTCAATTTGTGGCCAATGGATCACTGGGCAATGCTTACGCAAACTGGACATCTGACGGTGTTGTCGCATTTGCGCACGAGTTGGAAACGACTACAAAGAATACTTCGATCACTTTCGCCATAGGCCATGTGCGCGAGCAAACCATTAACTACCTTGGTAAAACGCAAACTGGGTACTACCGAGCAATCTACCCAAACACTACATCCGCCGTCTCGTATTTCCTTGACGACTACTCGGACGCGCTGAACGAGTCAATCAACATGGACGAGTTCATTCAAAAGGGCGGAGAATCATCATACGGCACTAACTACTCCGATATACTTGCGTTATCTCTCCGCCAAATCTACGGTGGCATGGAACTCACCATCCCAAATGACACACTAGACACCAACGACACCATGGCCTTCATCAAAGAAATATCCAGCGATGGAAACATCAACACCGTCGACGTCATCTACGCATCCTTCCCAGTCTTCTACGTCCTAAACTCCGACTACATCCGCCTCCTCCTAAAACCCGTATTCGAATACATGGACCAAACCAACTACACCTACGACTTTGCCGTGCACGACATCGGGATGGACTACCCCAACGCCACCGGCCACAGCCCCAAGGGAGAGTTCATGCCCGTCGAAGAGAGCGGaaacatcctcatcatgaCCTACGCCTACGAAAGCGCAACCAACACAACCAACATCACAAGCACCTACTCCCCCCTTCTGCAGAAATACGCTCAATACCTAAGCATCAACGGGAAATACCCCGACGCACAACTCTCCCTCAACGACGCCCTAGGCAAGGTCgccaaccaaaccaacctcGCCATGAAAGCGGCCAGCGGCCTCGCCTCCTACGGCCACCTAACCTCGCAGCAAAACTACACCGACGCAGGCAAATCCATCGCTGACGCCCTCTATAACGGCCGTCTCGGCACAGACCCCAATGGAACCTACTTCACCACCCAGTACGACAACGACTCCTGGTTCCTCGCCTACAACCACTACGCGGACGTGTTATTCTCCTTTGGCCTCTTCCCCGAAGAAGCATATAACGCCACCACAGCCTTCTACCCCACAGTCCGCAAACCAGCTGGCGTAGCCCTCGACGCTAACCTCGACTGGGGCCAAACGAACTGGCAGGGCTTCGTGGCGGCAACGGTCACCGATGATGCAAGGGACATGTTCATCTCCGATATCCATGCCTATATCGCTAATGGTCTGAACGATGTACCCTTCTCGGACCGTTACTGGGTACAAGATAGTACGACTGGTGAGGCCGGTGAGTACTTTGCGTTTCGAGCGAGGCCGGCACTGGGAAGTCATTTTGCGTTGATGGCGCTGCAGGGGGCGGATCAGTGGGTGGGTTCTTGA
- a CDS encoding uncharacterized protein (COG:K;~EggNog:ENOG410Q2S4;~InterPro:IPR036864,IPR021858,IPR001138;~PFAM:PF00172;~go_function: GO:0000981 - DNA-binding transcription factor activity, RNA polymerase II-specific [Evidence IEA];~go_function: GO:0008270 - zinc ion binding [Evidence IEA];~go_process: GO:0006355 - regulation of transcription, DNA-templated [Evidence IEA]) yields the protein MPARRTYRAPARNGCFECRNRRIKCPNEHPQCSHCTSDNIICQYIPSSTSLVWPRVKSRSTTPTLPPSRTASPSHVNPRIFAEYCVVMDPVAPSTPTGELNIQDLELMMQWCTTTYRSVSRNTSVEGIWQGVVPREAMRHPFLMHGILALSALDLGFNCPSGPPKDYYIRTAQAHQSRAVTGLSKIAGRLDQSNCNAAFALSSIMVVFSFALPRTTNKLGDVLNELLNIFRFTRGSVDVQGGIINWVADGEFSPLLECDTSQPTMPDTSRLAIMSLTRMNADLASRDPAHDKDTYDTTIRYLSYSLDKLARGGETMIIAFQWIFQIPPRYLDLLQQRQPFALAILAHYAVIIHSLRGHWWMGEWGARLIREIGQRLGADWKDSISWVVDATGCYIPPV from the exons ATGCCTGCACGGCGCACTTACAGAGCCCCGGCGCGGAATGGCTGTTTTGAGTGCAGGAACCGGCGAATCAAG TGCCCCAACGAACACCCCCAGTGCTCCCATTGCACCAGCGACAACATAATATGTCAATAtattccctcctccacctccttgGTCTGGCCTAGGGTCAAGTCTCGTTCCACCACCCCGACCCTTCCCCCATCCCGCACCGCCTCCCCTTCCCACGTGAACCCCAGGATTTTCGCTGAATACTGCGTCGTCATGGACCCTGTTGCCCCTTCCACTCCCACCGGGGAGCTGAACATTCAAGACCTCGAGTTGATGATGCAATGGTGCACGACCACATACCGCTCGGTCTCGCGAAATACCTCGGTAGAAGGAATCTGGCAGGGCGTAGTGCCAAGGGAAGCCATGCGCCACCCATTCTTGATGCACGGCATCTTGGCTCTCTCCGCCCTGGATCTGGGCTTCAACTGCCCCTCCGGTCCGCCCAAAGACTATTACATCCGAACCGCCCAGGCACACCAGTCCCGGGCTGTGACCGGTCTCAGCAAGATCGCGGGACGTCTGGATCAATCCAACTGCAATGCCGCTTTTGCTCTGTCCAGTATCATGGTGGTCTTTTCCTTCGCCCTCCCTCGGACGACGAACAAACTCGGGGACGTCCTGAATGAGCTTCTCAACATCTTTCGGTTCACACGCGGGTCGGTGGACGTCCAAGGAGGAATCATCAACTGGGTCGCGGATGGCGAGTTCAGCCCGCTTCTCGAGTGCGACACCTCGCAGCCAACCATGCCCGATACGTCTCGGCTGGCCATCATGTCGCTGACCCGAATGAACGCGGACCTAGCCAGCCGCGATCCCGCCCATGATAAGGACACGTATGACACGACGATCCGGTACTTGAGCTACTCGCTGGACAAGCTGGCCCGGGGCGGAGAAACCATGATTATTGCCTTCCAGTGGATCTTCCAGATCCCGCCGCGATACTTGGatttgctgcagcagagaCAGCCCTTTGCGTTAGCCATCTTGGCCCATTACGCGGTGATTATCCACTCGTTGCGAGGACATTGGTGGATGGGCGAGTGGGGAGCGCGACTGATCCGGGAGATCGGCCAGCGCCTGGGTGCAGACTGGAAAGACTCAATCAGTTGGGTAGTGGACGCGACAGGATGCTATATTCCTCCAGTCTGA
- a CDS encoding uncharacterized protein (COG:S;~EggNog:ENOG410PS43;~InterPro:IPR022024;~PFAM:PF12223): MGGARNISHGRGGAGNIFSGHNESRTTPKDLVTPTIKQDIFTTGRGGSGNMMHNDPEHPELAREMQDVESPPLRMEEAPHFMGRGGAANAYIPSAEEEKRVREQEEEQLRRVRTQSKDRRKDAETASVAGEGTGAGGGGGEERNPSS; this comes from the exons ATGGGCGGCGCTAGAAACATCTCCCACGGCCGCGGCGGCGCAG GCAACATCTTCTCCGGCCACAATGAATCCCGCACCACCCCAAAGGACCTCGTCACCCCCACCATCAAACaagacatcttcaccaccggtCGCGGCGGCTCCGGTAACATGATGCACAATGATCCGGAACACCCCGAATTAGCCCGAGAAATGCAGGATGTGGAGTCGCCCCCATTGCGCATGGAAGAAGCGCCGCACTTTATGGGCCGAG GCGGTGCTGCAAACGCATATATCCCTTccgcggaagaagagaagcgcgTGCGcgaacaggaagaggagcagtTGAGGCGTGTGCGCACGCAATCGAAGGATCGCAGGAAGGATGCTGAGACCGCCAGTGTCGCTGGTGAGGGTACCGGTGCTGGTGGcgggggtggtgaagaacGAAATCCGTCCAGTTGA